TCTGCGCGCCGCCCAGGATCGTCGGGTCGACCATGATCAAGAGCTTGCCGCCGCGGCCGACGTAGCCGTCGAGCGCGTCCAACTCCGGCTGGAGCAGCTCCGTGCGCGGCCCGGCCACGATGACGACCGCGGCATCGTCGGGGATCTTGCCTTCCCGAGCCAGGGCCAGGGGCTTGACCTCGTAGTTGGCGCGCTCCATCGCGGTCTTCGCCTCGCTGAAGCCGGGCCGGTCCGTGTTGGCGAGCTCGTGCTCGCCGTGGCCCTGGACCACGTAGACGAGGCGCTTGCCCTCCCGGGTCAGCTTCACCAGCCCGTTGGTGAGCTTCTCCTCCTCGGCATCCAGCACCTTCTCGGAGCGGTCCTTGGTCTCGAGCACCACGGTGCCGTACGACTCGACCGCGTAGCGGCGGGCCAGGCCCGGCTCGCGGTCGGGGTCGACCACCTTCCAGGTGAAGCGACCGTTGGAGTAGCGGGCGTACTGCTTGACGAGGTCCTCGGCTACGCGCTTGCCCGGCTGGTCGCTGCGGAAGAAGGCCACCGCGCTCACGTCGGTCTTGAGCGATTTCAAGAGCTGGATGGTCTGGGGCGAGAGGCTGTGGCGCCGATTCTCGGTGAGATCGATCCGCGCGTTGTGACGGTAAGAGACGGCCTCGACCAGCCCGATGATGCCCAGCAGCAGCACCACCATGACCGCCGTGTTCAGGCCGTAGCGGGCCGTCCGGCCGCCCAGCGTCCCCCGGAAGTCGTCGAGATGCCCGGCCGCGGAGGCCAGCACCAGCACGACGCCCGCGACGAGCAGTCCCCACCA
This portion of the Candidatus Methylomirabilota bacterium genome encodes:
- a CDS encoding GldG family protein — its product is MKRLLDWAGYVGIAALAALAILSWTRSPLLGGPRGAWLWWGLLVAGVVLVLASAAGHLDDFRGTLGGRTARYGLNTAVMVVLLLGIIGLVEAVSYRHNARIDLTENRRHSLSPQTIQLLKSLKTDVSAVAFFRSDQPGKRVAEDLVKQYARYSNGRFTWKVVDPDREPGLARRYAVESYGTVVLETKDRSEKVLDAEEEKLTNGLVKLTREGKRLVYVVQGHGEHELANTDRPGFSEAKTAMERANYEVKPLALAREGKIPDDAAVVIVAGPRTELLQPELDALDGYVGRGGKLLIMVDPTILGGAQSEGLKRFAAKYGVDLGDNLVIELNPLGRLFGIGPEVPIIQQYEAHPITRDMSGISTLFPLTRTVVPARTPPAGVSAQPLARTSAESWGETDGAGLQTGQVKPDPPDPKGPLSVAAVATKDKARIVVYGTSNIAANQFFNLQGNRDFFLNTVSWLAEQEDQISIRPKDTRQTPVFLTSQQAQVVFLVPVILLPGLVMVGGIVTFVRRRATR